The genomic region CGCTGGGGTCGTCGTCCGCGACCACCCGCTCGACCACCTCGTCGTCGCTGCTGCGCCGCGCCACCCGCGCCGACTTGACCACGTCGAGCGCGCGCGACCGCATCCGGATCACCAGCCACGTGCGCACCCGCCCGCGCTTGCCGTCGTAGTCCTTGGCGGCGCGCCACACCTCCAGGAAGACGTCGTGCAAGAGGTCCTCGGCCTCGCCGCGGTGCTTGAGGATCCGCAGCGCCAGGGCCATCAGGACCGGCGCGTGGCGATCGTAGAGGGCGGCCAGGGCCGCGCGGTCGCCGCCGGCCATCGCCCGGATCAGGGCGACGTCGTCGTCGTCGGTCGCTGCCGCCTCGGGTCGCGTCACCCCCGCGGTCATGATCGGACGCTAGCACGATCCTCGTGCGCGTGTGAGGTTGCGCCTATCGGTCGCGCCCGGTAATTGGAGCGTCATGCTCGCAGGCCTGCGCGACGCCATCCGCGAAGCGGCGTCGACCCGTGCGTGGTCGCAGGGGGTGACCCTCGCCCGCGAGGAGCGCGTGTCCGGACGCAGCGCCACCCCCAGCGAGCACGTGCTCGACGTCCGGGTGCCGACCCGGCCGACGCCGTACACGGTGGTGCTGTACCCGCAGGACGACGAGTGGGACTGCGACTGCGGCGCCCGCGACGCCGCGTGCTCGCACGCGTGCGCGGCCGCGATCGTCTGCGCCGACGCCGAGGCCCGGGGCGAGCCGGTGCCGCGGTCGAAGGTCGCCGGCGCCGCCATCGGCTATCGGCTCACCGCCGACCCCGCCGGGCTGGCCGTGGCGCGGGTCGCGGTCGACAACGGCCGCGAGCAGCCGATCACCGAGTCGGTGGTGTCGCTGGCGGCCGGGCGCGGCAGCGGGCTCAAGCTCGCGACCACCGCGGTCGATCTGATCGTCGATCAGCTCCTGGGCTCGCGCCCGAGCGCGCCGATCGGCGCCGACCGCGTCGACAAGCTCCTGACCGCGCTGGCCGACGCCACCGACGT from Myxococcales bacterium harbors:
- a CDS encoding sigma-70 family RNA polymerase sigma factor, whose protein sequence is MTAGVTRPEAAATDDDDVALIRAMAGGDRAALAALYDRHAPVLMALALRILKHRGEAEDLLHDVFLEVWRAAKDYDGKRGRVRTWLVIRMRSRALDVVKSARVARRSSDDEVVERVVADDDPSAGADRARVRAALAEVPAEQRAVLELAYFDGLSCAEIAGKLAVPIGTVKSRLAAGLAKLRTTLGPA